One window of Panthera tigris isolate Pti1 chromosome C2, P.tigris_Pti1_mat1.1, whole genome shotgun sequence genomic DNA carries:
- the LOC102967262 gene encoding keratin-associated protein 26-1, protein MSCHNCSTNYGLGSLSNPCHLPLTSSITLCSTGVSCGDVLCLPSNCQGHLRPLDNCQEACNEATSGQPAPHEPSNFETSCCPSTTYYVSRPCQGTTFLPAGSYVSGSCVPISYRPLSYVSSSCRPLSLPTYGCRPLSCLPCNPQSLHVVPSGLRPLRPLLGGCQPLTHVYNTCRPSCSALGGQ, encoded by the coding sequence ATGTCTTGTCACAACTGCTCCACCAACTACGGCTTGGGATCCCTCAGCAATCCCTGCCATCTTCCGCTCACGTCCTCCATCACCCTCTGTTCCACGGGCGTGAGCTGTGGCGATGTCCTCTGCTTGCCCAGTAACTGTCAAGGCCATCTCCGGCCTCTGGACAACTGCCAAGAGGCCTGCAATGAAGCAACCAGCGGCCAGCCAGCCCCCCACGAGCCCAGCAACTTCGAAACTTCTTGCTGCCCTTCTACTACTTACTACGTGTCCAGACCCTGCCAAGGAACCACTTTTCTTCCTGCCGGTTCTTACGTCTCTGGCTCCTGTGTCCCCATCTCCTACCGGCCTCTGAGCTATGTGTCCAGCAGCTGCCGACCCCTCAGCCTCCCTACTTACGGATGCCGCCCCTTGAGCTGTTTGCCCTGCAATCCTCAATCGCTTCACGTTGTGCCAAGTGGCCTCAGACCTCTGCGTCCTCTCCTCGGTGGGTGCCAACCTCTGACCCACGTGTACAACACCTGCCGTCCATCCTGCTCTGCCCTGGGAGGCCAGTAG